In the Sarcophilus harrisii chromosome 3, mSarHar1.11, whole genome shotgun sequence genome, one interval contains:
- the LOC116422940 gene encoding V-set and transmembrane domain-containing protein 1-like, with translation MSSTVASLLCLGLCLGQKIPSAEGFFSKPSLLVRPGILVAAGETVTFTCQIFLASGISKLTFFLLKAGVPDPLQFQSTEEKVANFTLPSVKAEDAGNYSCIYLVEGRRRASDPSEVLKLEVTDEKDTDPQREDEKNTHPQKKDLRAAMAVTVTCFFIFSLLCALFCRCPIPHKSSHGDTPRSPSDNTGVSQSVSLPTEKIIYEDISKGRQIETQASESEDPHGVTYSQLNTAALSEGQRVPTSTAPEPCIYSTVALH, from the exons ATGTCCTCCACGGTCGCCTCTCTGCTCTGCCTTG ggcTGTGCCTGGGCCAGAAGATCCCATCTGCCGAGG GATTTTTCTCTAAACCATCTTTACTGGTCCGACCGGGCATCTTGGTAGCTGCAGGGGAGACAGTGACCTTCACGTGCCAGATTTTCCTAGCCAGTGGCATTTCAAAATTGACCTTCTTCCTATTGAAAGCTGGGGTACCTGACCCCTTACAGTTCCAGAGCACAGAGGAGAAGGTGGCCAACTTTACTCTCCCATCTGTGAAGGCTGAGGATGCTGGGAACTACAGCTGCATTTACTTAGTGGAGGGCAGGAGGAGAGCATCAGATCCTAGTGAGGTCCTAAAACTGGAGGTGACAG ATGAAAAGGACACAGATCCTCAAAGAGAAG atgaaaagaacACACATCCtcaaaaaaaag ACCTCAGAGCTGCCATGGCTGTTACTGTCACCTGTTTTTTCATCTTCAGCCTCCTCTGTGCCCTTTTTTGCCGCTGTCCTATCCCACACA AAAGTTCACATGGAGACACTCCCAGGAG CCCTTCCGACAATACAGGtgtctctcagtctgtctccCTCCCTACAGAGAAGATAATAT ATGAAGATATATCCAAGgggagacagatagagacacag GCCTCAGAATCTGAAGATCCCCATGGAGTGACATACTCTCAACTGAACACAGCTGCCCTCAGTGAGGGACAGAGAGTCCCGACTTCCACAGCCCCAGAGCCTTGCATTTATTCCACTGTGGCTTTGCATTGA